DNA from Amorphoplanes friuliensis DSM 7358:
TTCGACACCACCTCGATGTTCGTGGACCCGAGCTTCGGCTCGCAGTACTACCCGCAGAGCGAGGCCAGCGAGAAGTCGCTCGTGACGCTGAGCCTCAAGGGCAAGGTGCTCAAGAAGCAGAGCCGCACCGACTGGGGCAGCATCGACACGGCCTGGTTCGAGAAGAAGATCACCAAGAAGGGCTGGTACCTGCTGACGGTCAGCGCCCAGCGGTACCGGCCGGGTCTGAAGTACCCCTCGGGGCTGCTGTCGGACAGGACCGGGGTCTGGTTCTCCTTCTACGCCGACCCGAAGAAGAACAAGACCGCGTCGGTGCTGCTGCCGCGGATGAACCCGGCGGGCCTCGACATCTGGAACCGCGCCAAGCCCGGCAGCAGCACCACCGTGGACATCAAGCTGCAGGGCAAGGCGATCCCGAAGTCGGTCACGGCCAAGGCGTCCTTCGACGGCGGCAAGACCTGGAAGTCCGTACCGGTGAAGAAGTCCGGCAGTGCCTGGAAGGCGACGGTGAAGAACCCGGGCTCGGGGGTGGTCGCCCTCAAGACGCAGACCCAGGACAAGGGTGGCAACAAGACCGAGGTGACGATCTACCGGGCGTACCGGATCGGCTGAGACCGGTGCGTGGTCTTCGTATTGACAACTAGTGACATTGGCGTGCTTCTATAAGCAGCGCTCTTTTTGACATCGTTGTCACCACGAAGGGACGGCACCTTATGCTCCGTACCCTCGCCGCGGCGGTCGTCCTCGCCGCCGCGGCACTCTCGGTTCCGCAGGCCGCGCAGGCGGCCGCCGATCTCGACCTGGTCCAGTACGTCAATCCGCTCGTCGGCACCGACGACAGCAACTCCCCCAACCCCGTCGGCGGCGGCGCGGGCGGCAGCACCTTCCCCGGTGCCACGGTGCCGTTCGGGATGGTGCAGTTCAGCCCTGACACCCCGACCGCGTCACCCTCCGGATACCGCGACCGCGACCGGACGATCGAGTCGTTCAGCCTGACCCACTTCAACGGCGCCGGCTGCCCCAACAACGAGGACATCCCGATCCTGCCGATCACCGGCAACCTCGGCGCCTCGCCCGGTTCCAGCTGGACCAGTTACGCGTCCGCGTACACCAAGACCAACGAGACCGCGACGGCCGGTTACTACCGCAACCGGCTCGACAAGTACGGCGTCGACGCGGAACTGAGCGCCACCAAGCGCACCGGCGCGCTGAAGCTGACCTACCCGGCGAGCACGACCGCCCGGGTGCTGATCAACGCCAGCCGCTCCGCCACCGGCGACCGCGACGGCAACGTCACCATCAGCGGCAACCGCGTCTGGGGCGAGCACACCGCGGGCGGCTTCTGCGGCGGCAAGACGTTCAAGATGTACTACTCGATCCAGTTCGACCGGACCCCGACCGGCTTCGGCACCTTCAAGGCCGGGACCGTGAGCGCCGGCTCGGCGACCACCAGCGGCACCAGCACCGGCGCCTACGTCACCTTCGACACCACGTCGAACGCGGTCGTGAACGCCACGGTCGGCATCTCCTTCGTCAGCGTGGCCAACGCGCAGAACAACGCCACCGCCGAGACCGCGGCCTTCGCGACCGTGCGCAGCAACGCCGCCGCCGCATGGAACACCGCCCTGAACCGCATCCAGGTCAGCGGTGGCGGCGCCACCGACCTGCAGAAGTTCTACACCGCGCTCTACCACGTGCTGCAGAACCCGAACCTGTCCAGCGACACCAACGGCGAGTACCGCGGCTTCGACAACGCCGTGCACACCGCCGCGCACCCGGTCTACCAGAACTACTCCGGCTGGGACATCTACCGGTCGTGGGCGGCGCTGGTCGCCCTGATAGCGCCGGACGTCATGAGCGACATCATGAAGTCGATGGTCCTCGACGGTCAGCAGGGCGGGCTGCTGCCCAAGTGGTCGCACCAGACGGTCGAGGACTTCGTCATGCCCGGCGACCCCGGGCCGATCATCGTGGCCAGCGCGTACGCGTTCGGCGTGCGCGGCTTCGACACCGCCGCCGCGCTGACGCTGATGAAAAAGAGCGGCAGTGGCGGCTCGACGCAGGGTGTCGTGCTGCGCGGCAACCAGAACGTCTACCAGACCAGCCGTTTCATCCCCGGCAACCCCAGCGAGACCCTCGAGTACGCGGCCTCGGACTTCGCCATCGCCCAGTTCGCCGGTGCGCTCGGTGACACCGCCGCCCGGGACACGTACGCGGGCCGCTCGCAGTACTGGCGCAGCCTGTTCAACGGTGAATCGGCGTACCTGCACACCCGCGACAGCGGCGGGGGCTGGTCGG
Protein-coding regions in this window:
- a CDS encoding GH92 family glycosyl hydrolase translates to MLRTLAAAVVLAAAALSVPQAAQAAADLDLVQYVNPLVGTDDSNSPNPVGGGAGGSTFPGATVPFGMVQFSPDTPTASPSGYRDRDRTIESFSLTHFNGAGCPNNEDIPILPITGNLGASPGSSWTSYASAYTKTNETATAGYYRNRLDKYGVDAELSATKRTGALKLTYPASTTARVLINASRSATGDRDGNVTISGNRVWGEHTAGGFCGGKTFKMYYSIQFDRTPTGFGTFKAGTVSAGSATTSGTSTGAYVTFDTTSNAVVNATVGISFVSVANAQNNATAETAAFATVRSNAAAAWNTALNRIQVSGGGATDLQKFYTALYHVLQNPNLSSDTNGEYRGFDNAVHTAAHPVYQNYSGWDIYRSWAALVALIAPDVMSDIMKSMVLDGQQGGLLPKWSHQTVEDFVMPGDPGPIIVASAYAFGVRGFDTAAALTLMKKSGSGGSTQGVVLRGNQNVYQTSRFIPGNPSETLEYAASDFAIAQFAGALGDTAARDTYAGRSQYWRSLFNGESAYLHTRDSGGGWSAGLNPAQESPYVEGNAAQYSWMVPHNLGALITLMGGPATAVQRLDHHFTELNGGLSRPYFYIGNEPEHNVPWTYNAARKPAGASDAVRRIMAESFTTGAGGLPGNDDLGATSAWFVWSALGFYPVTPGADTLAVHGGLFPSALIQRAPGNITITGGSATNRYVQSLSIGGTSTTKSYLRYADIAAGGTVAFTMGGSPSAWGTGAADVPPSFAAGATQPAPEPDLGANLAQGRTVTGSTACGSAEAPAKAVDGVLTGNSKWCSSTAPRQLQVDLGSARTVSSFVVKHAGLAGESTNWNTGAFTIATSTDGTTWSNAVTVTGSKSSRTYNPIAARTARYVRFETSQPANDTNAAARIYELEVYGSSSAPADLALNRPATADSSCGANEAPAKAFNGSWLGGWNDKWCSQGATKWVQTDLGTRQRVSSVVIRHAGAGGETPSWNTRDLDIQTSDDGATWTTRSQVRGNTADSTTTAVNVDARYVRITVVTPAQDGNTAARLYEVLVQ